A single window of Sphingobium aromaticiconvertens DNA harbors:
- a CDS encoding zinc ribbon domain-containing protein: MSRTIERPLTGAVAVKALPLRDHQPKRDARMTLLKGICFCEKCGGAMTIRTGKGGRYRYYTCSIKARQGETDLSLKRLYDAIESGVADISDPALKDRISGLKSLRDQAQVDAERAQAMLESSGNRAVTPATVLRTLTAVSSGKSAAIGVPSLGLNWRGGKDSYPPFHGFASIGIFSHISSSETTA; this comes from the coding sequence ATGTCTCGAACCATCGAGCGCCCACTCACCGGCGCAGTCGCGGTGAAGGCATTGCCCTTGCGCGACCATCAACCGAAGCGCGATGCCCGGATGACCCTGCTGAAGGGTATCTGCTTCTGCGAGAAGTGCGGTGGAGCCATGACCATCCGCACCGGCAAGGGCGGGCGCTATCGCTACTACACCTGCTCGATCAAGGCGCGGCAGGGCGAGACCGACTTGAGTCTCAAGCGCCTCTATGACGCGATCGAATCAGGTGTGGCCGATATTTCAGATCCGGCGTTGAAAGACCGTATTTCCGGTCTGAAGTCGCTCCGCGACCAAGCGCAGGTCGATGCCGAGCGGGCGCAGGCCATGCTGGAAAGCTCCGGCAATCGGGCGGTGACGCCCGCCACCGTGCTGCGCACGCTCACCGCCGTTTCCAGCGGGAAATCGGCGGCAATCGGCGTGCCCAGCTTGGGACTGAATTGGCGGGGCGGGAAAGATTCGTATCCCCCGTTTCATGGCTTTGCGTCAATTGGCATTTTCTCGCATATTTCGTCATCAGAAACAACTGCTTAG
- a CDS encoding TonB-dependent receptor domain-containing protein, giving the protein MMIASPVWAQASQDAKTPASTVVDSTQPQETTVAGLQDIIVTAQRRSENLQNAAIAVTAVSSDQLIRSGVTDATKLTAVAPSLQVGTVTGAYNSFYLRGVGNFATTALNDAAIAFSVDGVFIARPSSSTGVFYDLERIEVLKGPQGTLYGRNATGGAINIITAKPKLGEFGGYLIGEYGNYDRRQLQAAINVPVGNDGAVRVAGQVTRRDGFYSDGTGDERSEAGRMQIALRSSQSLRLRVSFDYSHQGGLGPGGTYPDLINKDRQIGFLDPRAGAIAASTFIGFAGNFLKPLTTRPYFNNRYYGASVQADLDTSIGTLTFLPAYRRSELDLLSIASGLVNTQQEKDDQVSGELRLASPDRGLIRYLVGIYGIHEDIRSKYLFNEQYFGANGTNNANTDSIAAFGRLTFALTDRFRINAGARYTVDRKSVMTDSYQANVLCFSPNHLCIGGPSLPEDYGAFEQFASARPAFPTPFGTTGNFVSITHPIVNAERTFKKLTWRGGVEFDAGQRSLIYATVETGFKAGGFFSSIDDPTYQPETITAYTVGSKNRFLDNRLQLNLEAFYWDYRNQQVSTFRTNSIGGTEFVTQNVGKARFYGLEADANILATPTTLLTVNAQYLNARNTSFVYTSANQSPPGSPPSPPATGCPATLSTDVRTYTVNCSGFTPAQAPKWLITLGAQQTVELGSAGKLVFNAQARHQSRTFTGSELLNSEIQRAYWIGDGEISYHPVGDRFTIAAYVNNVTNKQIVAQSIPFPIYFPLVAQTLRPPRTYGVRAQVKF; this is encoded by the coding sequence ATGATGATTGCGTCTCCCGTATGGGCGCAGGCCTCCCAGGATGCCAAGACGCCCGCATCGACCGTCGTCGACTCAACGCAGCCGCAGGAAACGACCGTGGCGGGCCTCCAGGACATCATCGTCACCGCCCAGCGCCGTAGCGAAAATCTCCAGAATGCAGCGATAGCCGTGACCGCCGTGTCCTCGGACCAGTTGATCCGATCGGGGGTAACCGACGCGACCAAACTTACCGCCGTCGCGCCGTCGCTTCAGGTAGGAACAGTCACGGGCGCCTATAACTCGTTTTACCTGCGGGGCGTCGGTAACTTTGCCACCACAGCTCTCAACGATGCTGCGATCGCCTTCAGCGTCGACGGCGTATTTATCGCGCGTCCTTCGTCCAGCACGGGGGTCTTCTACGATCTCGAGCGGATCGAAGTCCTCAAGGGGCCGCAGGGAACCCTTTACGGGCGCAACGCCACTGGCGGCGCGATCAACATCATTACCGCCAAGCCTAAGCTGGGCGAGTTTGGTGGTTACCTGATCGGCGAGTACGGCAATTACGATCGACGCCAGCTGCAGGCGGCCATCAACGTGCCGGTCGGTAACGACGGGGCCGTGCGGGTGGCGGGGCAGGTCACGCGGCGCGACGGATTCTATTCGGATGGCACGGGTGACGAGCGCAGCGAAGCCGGACGCATGCAGATCGCGCTTCGGTCATCGCAATCGTTGCGCCTGCGCGTCTCGTTCGATTACTCGCATCAAGGTGGCCTTGGGCCGGGGGGCACGTACCCCGATCTCATCAACAAGGACCGCCAGATCGGGTTCCTCGATCCACGCGCAGGCGCCATCGCCGCCTCTACGTTCATCGGGTTTGCCGGGAACTTCTTGAAGCCGCTGACGACCAGGCCATATTTCAACAACCGATATTACGGCGCAAGCGTACAGGCCGACCTTGATACCAGCATCGGCACACTGACCTTCCTGCCGGCCTATCGACGCAGCGAGCTTGACCTGCTCTCGATTGCGTCGGGCCTCGTCAATACCCAGCAGGAGAAGGACGATCAGGTCTCGGGCGAATTGCGGCTGGCATCGCCCGATCGGGGACTGATCCGCTATCTCGTCGGAATATACGGCATCCACGAAGACATCCGATCCAAGTACCTGTTCAATGAGCAATATTTCGGCGCCAACGGCACCAACAACGCCAATACCGACAGTATAGCGGCGTTCGGCCGGCTCACGTTTGCCCTGACGGATCGTTTTCGTATCAACGCCGGTGCACGCTATACCGTAGATCGCAAATCGGTGATGACCGATTCGTATCAAGCGAACGTATTATGCTTCTCGCCAAATCATCTCTGCATCGGCGGACCATCACTGCCGGAAGACTATGGCGCGTTCGAGCAGTTCGCCAGTGCCCGTCCAGCCTTTCCGACGCCGTTCGGAACGACGGGCAACTTCGTGTCCATCACCCACCCGATCGTCAATGCCGAACGGACCTTCAAGAAGCTGACCTGGCGCGGCGGCGTGGAATTCGACGCAGGGCAGCGCTCGCTGATTTATGCGACCGTGGAGACCGGCTTCAAGGCGGGCGGTTTCTTTTCGAGCATAGACGATCCTACCTATCAACCGGAGACGATCACCGCATACACGGTGGGATCGAAGAACCGATTTCTCGACAATCGACTCCAGCTGAACCTTGAGGCGTTCTACTGGGACTATCGGAACCAGCAGGTGTCGACGTTCCGAACCAATTCAATTGGCGGGACGGAGTTCGTCACGCAGAACGTGGGCAAGGCCCGTTTTTATGGACTGGAGGCGGATGCGAACATCCTTGCAACGCCGACGACGTTGCTGACGGTCAATGCGCAGTATCTGAATGCGCGCAACACGTCGTTCGTCTATACTTCCGCCAATCAAAGCCCGCCCGGGTCGCCGCCCTCCCCGCCAGCGACGGGCTGCCCGGCGACGCTGTCGACGGATGTTCGCACGTATACGGTCAACTGCAGCGGCTTCACACCAGCGCAGGCGCCCAAGTGGCTCATCACGCTGGGCGCGCAGCAAACAGTGGAACTCGGTAGCGCCGGAAAGCTGGTGTTCAACGCCCAGGCACGACACCAGAGCCGCACCTTCACGGGATCGGAACTGCTGAATTCAGAGATCCAGCGTGCTTACTGGATAGGGGATGGTGAAATCAGCTATCATCCGGTCGGAGACCGTTTCACGATCGCCGCCTATGTGAACAACGTGACGAACAAGCAGATCGTCGCACAATCGATCCCGTTCCCGATCTACTTTCCCTTGGTCGCCCAGACACTGCGACCGCCGCGCACGTATGGCGTGCGCGCCCAGGTCAAGTTTTGA
- a CDS encoding acyl-homoserine-lactone synthase: MRSSHGGLSGRRWHLRAGSRYARRACAGGRDLPVLVERYEIDQFDDAHARYLILADADQSHLASARLLPSQRRHLLADLFADLCDVAPPAGPDIWEITRWRRGTSGTGHQHSLRRSAAARCVTQMSNICVGIEILSRMPRRLAAERSPSANL, translated from the coding sequence ATGCGTTCTTCACATGGCGGTCTGAGTGGACGGCGTTGGCATCTGCGCGCTGGATCTCGTTACGCGCGACGGGCGTGTGCAGGCGGGCGGGACCTGCCGGTCCTGGTCGAGCGCTACGAGATCGACCAGTTCGACGACGCGCATGCGCGCTACCTGATCCTCGCCGATGCCGACCAGAGCCACCTCGCTTCGGCACGGCTGTTGCCGTCGCAGCGGCGGCACCTGCTGGCCGACCTGTTCGCCGACCTGTGCGACGTGGCCCCGCCCGCCGGCCCCGACATCTGGGAGATCACACGCTGGCGCCGCGGCACCTCGGGAACAGGCCATCAACACTCCTTGCGCCGCTCCGCAGCGGCCAGGTGCGTTACGCAGATGTCCAATATATGTGTCGGAATCGAAATTCTAAGCCGCATGCCGCGACGCCTTGCCGCTGAGCGATCACCCTCAGCAAACCTATGA
- a CDS encoding phage integrase central domain-containing protein: MHKLSPRRVTTLSAPGWYGDGGGLYLRIKTDGSKRWAFTYERNKRRHEMGLGAVVDVPLAKAREEAAAARQLWIDGLDPIEQRRTTGQAEPERKPEAVPETVKQSGSPLFGPFAEAYIDTQEEGWKNPKHRQQWRNTIKTHGKSLLTIPVDVITVDDVVAVLQPIWRSTPETAGRLRGRIENILDAAKASKHIAGPWENPARWRGNLIHLLHRRGRKSQVRHHPAIPFEDLPDFILRLRRRPALVARALEFTILCATRTNETLRMTWSEVNLDDAVWNVAADRMKMGVEHRIPLPDRVVEILREIAKGTNCDPGTFVFEGQKIGKPLSQMSMTMVLRRIKLGHYTVHGMRSAFRDYMGEMTNHPESVVEQALAHQIGDETTRAYRRGDAFLKRRALMKDWEGYLDSKAVKSKQAKGRRKPDSARLAASRNHHGLGEDLRREIVTAS; the protein is encoded by the coding sequence ATGCACAAGCTTAGCCCTCGACGCGTCACCACGCTGTCTGCGCCCGGATGGTATGGCGATGGCGGCGGCCTTTACCTCCGCATCAAGACCGATGGATCGAAGCGCTGGGCATTCACCTACGAGCGCAATAAGCGCCGGCACGAGATGGGCCTTGGAGCCGTCGTGGATGTGCCGCTGGCAAAGGCGCGAGAAGAAGCGGCGGCGGCGCGGCAGCTTTGGATCGATGGTCTCGACCCGATCGAGCAGCGGCGAACCACCGGGCAGGCCGAGCCTGAGCGGAAGCCGGAGGCCGTGCCGGAAACCGTGAAGCAGAGTGGTTCTCCGCTATTCGGTCCCTTCGCAGAAGCCTATATCGACACCCAGGAAGAGGGATGGAAGAATCCCAAGCATCGCCAGCAGTGGCGCAACACGATCAAGACGCACGGGAAATCGTTGCTCACCATTCCGGTTGATGTGATCACCGTCGACGACGTGGTTGCAGTGCTACAACCGATCTGGCGCTCGACTCCCGAAACCGCGGGGCGTTTGCGTGGACGGATTGAGAACATCCTCGATGCGGCCAAGGCATCGAAGCACATCGCCGGCCCGTGGGAGAATCCCGCACGCTGGCGAGGCAATCTGATCCATCTATTGCACCGCCGCGGGAGGAAATCTCAGGTGCGCCATCATCCGGCGATACCGTTTGAAGATCTGCCCGACTTCATCCTTCGCCTGCGCCGTCGGCCGGCGCTCGTTGCACGTGCGCTTGAGTTCACCATTCTCTGCGCAACGCGTACCAATGAGACGTTGCGCATGACCTGGTCCGAGGTGAATTTGGACGATGCCGTATGGAATGTCGCCGCCGATCGCATGAAGATGGGCGTCGAACACCGCATCCCGCTGCCGGATCGCGTCGTCGAAATCCTTCGTGAGATCGCGAAGGGCACCAACTGCGATCCGGGCACGTTCGTGTTCGAAGGGCAAAAGATAGGAAAGCCGCTCTCCCAGATGTCGATGACGATGGTGCTTCGCCGGATAAAGCTTGGTCATTATACCGTGCATGGCATGCGTAGCGCGTTTCGCGACTATATGGGCGAAATGACAAACCACCCGGAATCGGTCGTGGAGCAGGCACTCGCCCATCAGATCGGGGACGAGACCACACGCGCCTACCGGCGAGGGGATGCGTTCCTAAAACGACGCGCGCTGATGAAGGATTGGGAAGGGTATCTCGATTCCAAAGCGGTGAAATCGAAACAGGCAAAAGGTCGGCGTAAACCAGATTCGGCGCGATTGGCCGCAAGCCGTAATCACCATGGCTTGGGAGAGGATCTGCGTAGGGAAATCGTGACAGCGAGTTAA